Proteins encoded together in one Lathyrus oleraceus cultivar Zhongwan6 chromosome 5, CAAS_Psat_ZW6_1.0, whole genome shotgun sequence window:
- the LOC127085770 gene encoding protein LNK2 isoform X1 yields MFDWNDEELANIIWDEGGESDDHIVPFPERSEDHRNKKEVNQEPAVCKLTKRKQPETKTDFHRKPGSSSNLDNSGRLPATGYGESSWSDLSLPSAAKIDQGSLGNDLSKNQGELSKFSTSREETTHHENDAEFFQNADEGKEQGDFNDYDWANIGSFDDLDRIFSNGDPIFGHASLDNSDELWSAKDVSNDQASASLDAPNPADALRNRSGHFEIKEEHIHCSDQSFSLSYENISVPAYQSIQNSHTTTDTVECAGDRSKLTGKEQQSFRQTDQLEIQKKSQIKQEGKDLQDYNGNWSSSATSARQYENQLTPPVLQSFPSSILGQRKQLQGPETLHQNIINPYAAPSVYGNLTNAYPAMPMLSQIRSGNLRHQPVLSGYETSPGPVNPLKSYAGSVNPQTMTPQEKIEKLRRRQQMQAMLAIQKQQQVLGHQVPSSSKSVAQKGRPEIRSHLSDGTDPKIEDLRTIPAIEQDGSNTISLVIDDDFVEETILYRIQDVISKLDVKTRLCIRDSLFRLAQSAKQRHYASETSSTNNNNKEYEFFAKEESSSQNRYARMPDVETETNSIDRTMARLLFHRPVELTGNYSDKLESPISTKVQCESKAADQVDFSMRCLQEEGLRCNQQFSPLGLENPCPSFVVQPVNQVKNSLGITSENASNPREFGASQ; encoded by the exons ATGTTTGATTGGAACGACGAAGAA CTTGCTAATATAATATGGGATGAGGGAGGTGAGAGTGATGACCATATTGTGCCTTTTCCGGAGAGAAGTGAAGATCATAGAAACAAGAAAGAAGTGAATCAGGAACCAGCTGTGTGTAAGCTTACCAAGCGGAAGCAACCTGAAACGAAAACTGATTTTCACAGAAAACCAGGAAGCAGTTCGAACCTTGATAATAGTGGAAGACTACCTGCGACAGGATATGGAGAAAGCTCATGGTCGGATTTGTCTTTACCCAGTGCAGCTAAAATTGATCAGGGTTCTCTAGGAAATGACCTATCTAAAAATCAAGGTGAACTTAGCAAATTCAGTACATCAAGAG AAGAGACCACACATCATGAAAATGATGCTGAATTTTTTCAAAATGCCGACGAAGGGAAAGAACAAGGTGATTTTAATGATTACGACTGGGCTAACATAGGAAGTTTTGATGACCTTGATCGAATTTTCAG CAATGGTGACCCTATATTTGGCCATGCAAGTCTTGATAATTCTGATGAGCTTTGGTCTGCTAAAGATGTGAGTAACGATCAAGCATCAGCATCCTTGGATGCACCAAATCCCGCAGATGCTTTAAGGAATAGATCAGGGCATTTTGAAATCAAAGAAGAACACATTCATTGTAGTGATCAATCATTTTCCCTTAGTTACGAGAATATTTCTGTTCCTGCATATCAAAGTATACAAAATTCACACACAACAACCGATACTGTGGAATGTGCTGGAGATAGAAGTAAGCTTACTGGAAAGGAGCAGCAG AGTTTTAGGCAAACAGATCAGTTGGAAATCCAGAAAAAATCACAGATAAAACAAGAGGGGAAAGATTTGCAGGATTATAATGGGAATTGGTCTTCTTCAGCAACATCGGCAAGACAATATGAGAATCAATTGACGCCTCCTGTCTTACAATCTTTCCCCTCTTCAATTCTTGGGCAACGGAAGCAACTCCAAGGACCTGAAACACTACATCAGAACATCATAAATCCATATGCAGCACCTTCTGTGTATGGTAACCTTACTAATGCATATCCTGCTATGCCAATGCTATCACAGATTCGGTCAGGAAATCTTAGGCATCAGCCTGTGCTCTCAGGGTATGAAACATCTCCTGGTCCGGTGAATCCTTTGAAAAGTTATGCAGGCTCAGTCAATCCTCAAACTATGACTCCTCAGGAGAAAATTGAAAAACTGAGGCGGCGGCAgcaaatgcaagcaatgcttgcTATTCAGAAACAACAGCAAGTACTGGGCCACCAAGTTCCTAGCAGTAGTAAATCTGTTGCTCAAAAAGGCCGCCCAGAAATTCGAAGTCATCTTAGTGATGGGACTGATCCTAAAATTGAAGATTTAAGAACTATTCCTGCAATTGAACAAGATGGTTCTAATACAATATCTCTGGTaattgatgatgattttgttgaaGAAACCATACTGTACAGGATTCAGGACGTTATATCAAAG TTAGATGTCAAAACAAGACTCTGCATCAGAGATAGTTTGTTTCGGCTGGCACAAAGTGCAAAGCAAAGGCATTATGCTAGTGAAACAAGCAGTACAAACAACAATAACAAAGAGTATGAATTTTTTGCTAAAGAAGAAAGCAGTAGCCAGAACAG ATATGCCAGGATGCCTGATGTTGAAACAGAGACGAATTCCATTGATCGGACTATGGCTCGTTTACTCTTTCATAGGCCTGTGGAGTTAACAGGAAATTATTCTGACAAACTGGAGTCTCCCATTTCAACTAAGGTACAATGTGAAAGCAAAGCAGCTGACCAAGTGGACTTCTCCATGAGATGCTTACAAGAGGAGGGCTTGAGATGTAATCAACAGTTTTCTCCCCTTGGGTTAGAAAATCCCTGTCCATCTTTTGTGGTCCAGCCTGTGAATCAAGTTAAAAACAGTCTCGGTATAACTTCAGAGAATGCATCTAACCCTCGGGAGTTTGGAGCCTCTCAATGA
- the LOC127085770 gene encoding protein LNK2 isoform X4, translating into MFDWNDEELANIIWDEGGESDDHIVPFPERSEDHRNKKEVNQEPAVCKLTKRKQPETKTDFHRKPGSSSNLDNSGRLPATGYGESSWSDLSLPSAAKIDQGSLGNDLSKNQETTHHENDAEFFQNADEGKEQGDFNDYDWANIGSFDDLDRIFSNGDPIFGHASLDNSDELWSAKDVSNDQASASLDAPNPADALRNRSGHFEIKEEHIHCSDQSFSLSYENISVPAYQSIQNSHTTTDTVECAGDRSKLTGKEQQSFRQTDQLEIQKKSQIKQEGKDLQDYNGNWSSSATSARQYENQLTPPVLQSFPSSILGQRKQLQGPETLHQNIINPYAAPSVYGNLTNAYPAMPMLSQIRSGNLRHQPVLSGYETSPGPVNPLKSYAGSVNPQTMTPQEKIEKLRRRQQMQAMLAIQKQQQVLGHQVPSSSKSVAQKGRPEIRSHLSDGTDPKIEDLRTIPAIEQDGSNTISLVIDDDFVEETILYRIQDVISKLDVKTRLCIRDSLFRLAQSAKQRHYASETSSTNNNNKEYEFFAKEESSSQNRYARMPDVETETNSIDRTMARLLFHRPVELTGNYSDKLESPISTKVQCESKAADQVDFSMRCLQEEGLRCNQQFSPLGLENPCPSFVVQPVNQVKNSLGITSENASNPREFGASQ; encoded by the exons ATGTTTGATTGGAACGACGAAGAA CTTGCTAATATAATATGGGATGAGGGAGGTGAGAGTGATGACCATATTGTGCCTTTTCCGGAGAGAAGTGAAGATCATAGAAACAAGAAAGAAGTGAATCAGGAACCAGCTGTGTGTAAGCTTACCAAGCGGAAGCAACCTGAAACGAAAACTGATTTTCACAGAAAACCAGGAAGCAGTTCGAACCTTGATAATAGTGGAAGACTACCTGCGACAGGATATGGAGAAAGCTCATGGTCGGATTTGTCTTTACCCAGTGCAGCTAAAATTGATCAGGGTTCTCTAGGAAATGACCTATCTAAAAATCAAG AGACCACACATCATGAAAATGATGCTGAATTTTTTCAAAATGCCGACGAAGGGAAAGAACAAGGTGATTTTAATGATTACGACTGGGCTAACATAGGAAGTTTTGATGACCTTGATCGAATTTTCAG CAATGGTGACCCTATATTTGGCCATGCAAGTCTTGATAATTCTGATGAGCTTTGGTCTGCTAAAGATGTGAGTAACGATCAAGCATCAGCATCCTTGGATGCACCAAATCCCGCAGATGCTTTAAGGAATAGATCAGGGCATTTTGAAATCAAAGAAGAACACATTCATTGTAGTGATCAATCATTTTCCCTTAGTTACGAGAATATTTCTGTTCCTGCATATCAAAGTATACAAAATTCACACACAACAACCGATACTGTGGAATGTGCTGGAGATAGAAGTAAGCTTACTGGAAAGGAGCAGCAG AGTTTTAGGCAAACAGATCAGTTGGAAATCCAGAAAAAATCACAGATAAAACAAGAGGGGAAAGATTTGCAGGATTATAATGGGAATTGGTCTTCTTCAGCAACATCGGCAAGACAATATGAGAATCAATTGACGCCTCCTGTCTTACAATCTTTCCCCTCTTCAATTCTTGGGCAACGGAAGCAACTCCAAGGACCTGAAACACTACATCAGAACATCATAAATCCATATGCAGCACCTTCTGTGTATGGTAACCTTACTAATGCATATCCTGCTATGCCAATGCTATCACAGATTCGGTCAGGAAATCTTAGGCATCAGCCTGTGCTCTCAGGGTATGAAACATCTCCTGGTCCGGTGAATCCTTTGAAAAGTTATGCAGGCTCAGTCAATCCTCAAACTATGACTCCTCAGGAGAAAATTGAAAAACTGAGGCGGCGGCAgcaaatgcaagcaatgcttgcTATTCAGAAACAACAGCAAGTACTGGGCCACCAAGTTCCTAGCAGTAGTAAATCTGTTGCTCAAAAAGGCCGCCCAGAAATTCGAAGTCATCTTAGTGATGGGACTGATCCTAAAATTGAAGATTTAAGAACTATTCCTGCAATTGAACAAGATGGTTCTAATACAATATCTCTGGTaattgatgatgattttgttgaaGAAACCATACTGTACAGGATTCAGGACGTTATATCAAAG TTAGATGTCAAAACAAGACTCTGCATCAGAGATAGTTTGTTTCGGCTGGCACAAAGTGCAAAGCAAAGGCATTATGCTAGTGAAACAAGCAGTACAAACAACAATAACAAAGAGTATGAATTTTTTGCTAAAGAAGAAAGCAGTAGCCAGAACAG ATATGCCAGGATGCCTGATGTTGAAACAGAGACGAATTCCATTGATCGGACTATGGCTCGTTTACTCTTTCATAGGCCTGTGGAGTTAACAGGAAATTATTCTGACAAACTGGAGTCTCCCATTTCAACTAAGGTACAATGTGAAAGCAAAGCAGCTGACCAAGTGGACTTCTCCATGAGATGCTTACAAGAGGAGGGCTTGAGATGTAATCAACAGTTTTCTCCCCTTGGGTTAGAAAATCCCTGTCCATCTTTTGTGGTCCAGCCTGTGAATCAAGTTAAAAACAGTCTCGGTATAACTTCAGAGAATGCATCTAACCCTCGGGAGTTTGGAGCCTCTCAATGA
- the LOC127085770 gene encoding protein LNK2 isoform X2 produces the protein MFDWNDEELANIIWDEGGESDDHIVPFPERSEDHRNKKEVNQEPAVCKLTKRKQPETKTDFHRKPGSSSNLDNSGRLPATGYGESSWSDLSLPSAAKIDQGSLGNDLSKNQGELSKFSTSRETTHHENDAEFFQNADEGKEQGDFNDYDWANIGSFDDLDRIFSNGDPIFGHASLDNSDELWSAKDVSNDQASASLDAPNPADALRNRSGHFEIKEEHIHCSDQSFSLSYENISVPAYQSIQNSHTTTDTVECAGDRSKLTGKEQQSFRQTDQLEIQKKSQIKQEGKDLQDYNGNWSSSATSARQYENQLTPPVLQSFPSSILGQRKQLQGPETLHQNIINPYAAPSVYGNLTNAYPAMPMLSQIRSGNLRHQPVLSGYETSPGPVNPLKSYAGSVNPQTMTPQEKIEKLRRRQQMQAMLAIQKQQQVLGHQVPSSSKSVAQKGRPEIRSHLSDGTDPKIEDLRTIPAIEQDGSNTISLVIDDDFVEETILYRIQDVISKLDVKTRLCIRDSLFRLAQSAKQRHYASETSSTNNNNKEYEFFAKEESSSQNRYARMPDVETETNSIDRTMARLLFHRPVELTGNYSDKLESPISTKVQCESKAADQVDFSMRCLQEEGLRCNQQFSPLGLENPCPSFVVQPVNQVKNSLGITSENASNPREFGASQ, from the exons ATGTTTGATTGGAACGACGAAGAA CTTGCTAATATAATATGGGATGAGGGAGGTGAGAGTGATGACCATATTGTGCCTTTTCCGGAGAGAAGTGAAGATCATAGAAACAAGAAAGAAGTGAATCAGGAACCAGCTGTGTGTAAGCTTACCAAGCGGAAGCAACCTGAAACGAAAACTGATTTTCACAGAAAACCAGGAAGCAGTTCGAACCTTGATAATAGTGGAAGACTACCTGCGACAGGATATGGAGAAAGCTCATGGTCGGATTTGTCTTTACCCAGTGCAGCTAAAATTGATCAGGGTTCTCTAGGAAATGACCTATCTAAAAATCAAGGTGAACTTAGCAAATTCAGTACATCAAGAG AGACCACACATCATGAAAATGATGCTGAATTTTTTCAAAATGCCGACGAAGGGAAAGAACAAGGTGATTTTAATGATTACGACTGGGCTAACATAGGAAGTTTTGATGACCTTGATCGAATTTTCAG CAATGGTGACCCTATATTTGGCCATGCAAGTCTTGATAATTCTGATGAGCTTTGGTCTGCTAAAGATGTGAGTAACGATCAAGCATCAGCATCCTTGGATGCACCAAATCCCGCAGATGCTTTAAGGAATAGATCAGGGCATTTTGAAATCAAAGAAGAACACATTCATTGTAGTGATCAATCATTTTCCCTTAGTTACGAGAATATTTCTGTTCCTGCATATCAAAGTATACAAAATTCACACACAACAACCGATACTGTGGAATGTGCTGGAGATAGAAGTAAGCTTACTGGAAAGGAGCAGCAG AGTTTTAGGCAAACAGATCAGTTGGAAATCCAGAAAAAATCACAGATAAAACAAGAGGGGAAAGATTTGCAGGATTATAATGGGAATTGGTCTTCTTCAGCAACATCGGCAAGACAATATGAGAATCAATTGACGCCTCCTGTCTTACAATCTTTCCCCTCTTCAATTCTTGGGCAACGGAAGCAACTCCAAGGACCTGAAACACTACATCAGAACATCATAAATCCATATGCAGCACCTTCTGTGTATGGTAACCTTACTAATGCATATCCTGCTATGCCAATGCTATCACAGATTCGGTCAGGAAATCTTAGGCATCAGCCTGTGCTCTCAGGGTATGAAACATCTCCTGGTCCGGTGAATCCTTTGAAAAGTTATGCAGGCTCAGTCAATCCTCAAACTATGACTCCTCAGGAGAAAATTGAAAAACTGAGGCGGCGGCAgcaaatgcaagcaatgcttgcTATTCAGAAACAACAGCAAGTACTGGGCCACCAAGTTCCTAGCAGTAGTAAATCTGTTGCTCAAAAAGGCCGCCCAGAAATTCGAAGTCATCTTAGTGATGGGACTGATCCTAAAATTGAAGATTTAAGAACTATTCCTGCAATTGAACAAGATGGTTCTAATACAATATCTCTGGTaattgatgatgattttgttgaaGAAACCATACTGTACAGGATTCAGGACGTTATATCAAAG TTAGATGTCAAAACAAGACTCTGCATCAGAGATAGTTTGTTTCGGCTGGCACAAAGTGCAAAGCAAAGGCATTATGCTAGTGAAACAAGCAGTACAAACAACAATAACAAAGAGTATGAATTTTTTGCTAAAGAAGAAAGCAGTAGCCAGAACAG ATATGCCAGGATGCCTGATGTTGAAACAGAGACGAATTCCATTGATCGGACTATGGCTCGTTTACTCTTTCATAGGCCTGTGGAGTTAACAGGAAATTATTCTGACAAACTGGAGTCTCCCATTTCAACTAAGGTACAATGTGAAAGCAAAGCAGCTGACCAAGTGGACTTCTCCATGAGATGCTTACAAGAGGAGGGCTTGAGATGTAATCAACAGTTTTCTCCCCTTGGGTTAGAAAATCCCTGTCCATCTTTTGTGGTCCAGCCTGTGAATCAAGTTAAAAACAGTCTCGGTATAACTTCAGAGAATGCATCTAACCCTCGGGAGTTTGGAGCCTCTCAATGA
- the LOC127085770 gene encoding protein LNK2 isoform X3, whose translation MFDWNDEELANIIWDEGGESDDHIVPFPERSEDHRNKKEVNQEPAVCKLTKRKQPETKTDFHRKPGSSSNLDNSGRLPATGYGESSWSDLSLPSAAKIDQGSLGNDLSKNQEETTHHENDAEFFQNADEGKEQGDFNDYDWANIGSFDDLDRIFSNGDPIFGHASLDNSDELWSAKDVSNDQASASLDAPNPADALRNRSGHFEIKEEHIHCSDQSFSLSYENISVPAYQSIQNSHTTTDTVECAGDRSKLTGKEQQSFRQTDQLEIQKKSQIKQEGKDLQDYNGNWSSSATSARQYENQLTPPVLQSFPSSILGQRKQLQGPETLHQNIINPYAAPSVYGNLTNAYPAMPMLSQIRSGNLRHQPVLSGYETSPGPVNPLKSYAGSVNPQTMTPQEKIEKLRRRQQMQAMLAIQKQQQVLGHQVPSSSKSVAQKGRPEIRSHLSDGTDPKIEDLRTIPAIEQDGSNTISLVIDDDFVEETILYRIQDVISKLDVKTRLCIRDSLFRLAQSAKQRHYASETSSTNNNNKEYEFFAKEESSSQNRYARMPDVETETNSIDRTMARLLFHRPVELTGNYSDKLESPISTKVQCESKAADQVDFSMRCLQEEGLRCNQQFSPLGLENPCPSFVVQPVNQVKNSLGITSENASNPREFGASQ comes from the exons ATGTTTGATTGGAACGACGAAGAA CTTGCTAATATAATATGGGATGAGGGAGGTGAGAGTGATGACCATATTGTGCCTTTTCCGGAGAGAAGTGAAGATCATAGAAACAAGAAAGAAGTGAATCAGGAACCAGCTGTGTGTAAGCTTACCAAGCGGAAGCAACCTGAAACGAAAACTGATTTTCACAGAAAACCAGGAAGCAGTTCGAACCTTGATAATAGTGGAAGACTACCTGCGACAGGATATGGAGAAAGCTCATGGTCGGATTTGTCTTTACCCAGTGCAGCTAAAATTGATCAGGGTTCTCTAGGAAATGACCTATCTAAAAATCAAG AAGAGACCACACATCATGAAAATGATGCTGAATTTTTTCAAAATGCCGACGAAGGGAAAGAACAAGGTGATTTTAATGATTACGACTGGGCTAACATAGGAAGTTTTGATGACCTTGATCGAATTTTCAG CAATGGTGACCCTATATTTGGCCATGCAAGTCTTGATAATTCTGATGAGCTTTGGTCTGCTAAAGATGTGAGTAACGATCAAGCATCAGCATCCTTGGATGCACCAAATCCCGCAGATGCTTTAAGGAATAGATCAGGGCATTTTGAAATCAAAGAAGAACACATTCATTGTAGTGATCAATCATTTTCCCTTAGTTACGAGAATATTTCTGTTCCTGCATATCAAAGTATACAAAATTCACACACAACAACCGATACTGTGGAATGTGCTGGAGATAGAAGTAAGCTTACTGGAAAGGAGCAGCAG AGTTTTAGGCAAACAGATCAGTTGGAAATCCAGAAAAAATCACAGATAAAACAAGAGGGGAAAGATTTGCAGGATTATAATGGGAATTGGTCTTCTTCAGCAACATCGGCAAGACAATATGAGAATCAATTGACGCCTCCTGTCTTACAATCTTTCCCCTCTTCAATTCTTGGGCAACGGAAGCAACTCCAAGGACCTGAAACACTACATCAGAACATCATAAATCCATATGCAGCACCTTCTGTGTATGGTAACCTTACTAATGCATATCCTGCTATGCCAATGCTATCACAGATTCGGTCAGGAAATCTTAGGCATCAGCCTGTGCTCTCAGGGTATGAAACATCTCCTGGTCCGGTGAATCCTTTGAAAAGTTATGCAGGCTCAGTCAATCCTCAAACTATGACTCCTCAGGAGAAAATTGAAAAACTGAGGCGGCGGCAgcaaatgcaagcaatgcttgcTATTCAGAAACAACAGCAAGTACTGGGCCACCAAGTTCCTAGCAGTAGTAAATCTGTTGCTCAAAAAGGCCGCCCAGAAATTCGAAGTCATCTTAGTGATGGGACTGATCCTAAAATTGAAGATTTAAGAACTATTCCTGCAATTGAACAAGATGGTTCTAATACAATATCTCTGGTaattgatgatgattttgttgaaGAAACCATACTGTACAGGATTCAGGACGTTATATCAAAG TTAGATGTCAAAACAAGACTCTGCATCAGAGATAGTTTGTTTCGGCTGGCACAAAGTGCAAAGCAAAGGCATTATGCTAGTGAAACAAGCAGTACAAACAACAATAACAAAGAGTATGAATTTTTTGCTAAAGAAGAAAGCAGTAGCCAGAACAG ATATGCCAGGATGCCTGATGTTGAAACAGAGACGAATTCCATTGATCGGACTATGGCTCGTTTACTCTTTCATAGGCCTGTGGAGTTAACAGGAAATTATTCTGACAAACTGGAGTCTCCCATTTCAACTAAGGTACAATGTGAAAGCAAAGCAGCTGACCAAGTGGACTTCTCCATGAGATGCTTACAAGAGGAGGGCTTGAGATGTAATCAACAGTTTTCTCCCCTTGGGTTAGAAAATCCCTGTCCATCTTTTGTGGTCCAGCCTGTGAATCAAGTTAAAAACAGTCTCGGTATAACTTCAGAGAATGCATCTAACCCTCGGGAGTTTGGAGCCTCTCAATGA
- the LOC127081618 gene encoding uncharacterized protein LOC127081618 yields the protein MSLDAKHVVMKEVDVGDQFTNGQEFEFRDHMLQWIRMETFILRFDVVIKRSDNGSDRRGVFVTMTCERSGKFNVIYGLHNHDICEKLVGHPNAGRLMLKEKEFVLDMTLNLVQPKNILATLKRKRLENIPNIRYRTCEDKVIVRDIFWTHRDSIKLFNMFSNVLIINSMYKTNKYMLPLLKIVGVTLPRRLILPTLHF from the exons ATGTCTCTGGATGCCAAACATGTTGTTATGAAGGAGGTAGATGTTGGCGATCAATTTACAAATGGACAAGAGTTTGAATTTCGTGATCACATGCTTCAATGGATTCGTATGGAGACATTCATATTGAGGTTTGATGTTGTAATCAAAAGGTCCGATAATGGTTCAGATAGAAGAGGTGTATTTGTGACAATGACATGTGAAAGAAGTGGGAA ATTTAATGTGATATATGGTTTACATAACCATGACATTTGTGAAAAGTTAGTCGGTCATCCAAATGCAGGTCGCCTCATGCTGAAAGAGAAGGAATTCGTTTTAGATATGACATTGAATTTGGTGCAACCGAAAAACATACTTGCAACTTTGAAACGTAAAAGACTTGAAAATATCCCAAATATCAG GTACCGAACATGTGAGGATAAAGTAATTgttagagatatattttggactcatcGTGATTCCATCAAGTTGTTCAACATGTTTTCTAATGTGCTCATCATTAACTCAATGTATAAGACCAACAAGTACATGCTTCCACTATTGAAAATTGTTGGTGTTACTCTACCGAGAAGACTTATTCTGCCGACTTTGCATTTCTAG